From one Streptomyces sp. Q6 genomic stretch:
- a CDS encoding acyl-CoA dehydrogenase family protein, producing MERRLFSAEHEAFRETVRTFLAKEVTPHHERWEKDGIVAREAWLAAGRQGLLGLAVPEEYGGGGNPDFRYSAVLAEEFTRAGASGLAVGLHNDIIGPYLTSLATEEQKRRWLPGFCDGSLITAIAMTEPGAGSDLQGIRTTAEDKGDHWLLNGSKTFISNGILADLVIVVAKTTPEGGARGLSLLVVERGTAGFERGRNLDKIGQKAQDTAELFFHDVRVPKENLLGERDGAFVHLMTNLAQERMGIAVAAIAAAEHLLEITTSYVKEREAFGRPLAKLQHIRFEIAEMATECAVTRTFLDRCIEDHCAGTLDAVHASMAKWWATELQKRVADRCLQLHGGYGYMTEYRVAKAFTDGRIQTIYGGTTEIMKEIIGRSLLS from the coding sequence ATGGAACGACGCCTGTTCAGCGCCGAGCACGAGGCGTTCCGCGAGACCGTCCGCACCTTCCTCGCCAAGGAGGTGACCCCGCACCACGAGCGGTGGGAGAAGGACGGCATCGTCGCGCGCGAGGCCTGGCTCGCCGCCGGACGCCAGGGCCTGCTCGGACTCGCCGTGCCCGAGGAGTACGGGGGCGGCGGCAACCCTGACTTCCGCTACAGCGCCGTGCTCGCCGAGGAGTTCACCCGCGCGGGCGCCTCCGGCCTCGCCGTCGGACTGCACAACGACATCATCGGCCCGTACCTCACCTCGCTCGCCACCGAGGAGCAGAAGCGCCGCTGGCTGCCCGGCTTCTGCGACGGCTCGCTGATCACCGCGATCGCCATGACCGAACCCGGCGCCGGATCCGACCTCCAGGGCATCCGCACCACCGCCGAGGACAAGGGCGACCACTGGCTGCTCAACGGCTCCAAGACCTTCATCTCGAACGGCATCCTCGCCGACCTCGTCATCGTCGTCGCGAAGACCACCCCCGAGGGCGGCGCGCGCGGGCTCTCCCTCCTCGTCGTCGAGCGCGGCACGGCGGGCTTCGAGCGCGGCCGCAACCTCGACAAGATCGGCCAGAAGGCCCAGGACACCGCGGAGTTGTTCTTCCACGACGTACGCGTCCCGAAGGAGAACCTGCTCGGCGAGCGCGACGGCGCCTTCGTCCACCTGATGACGAACCTCGCCCAGGAGCGCATGGGCATCGCGGTCGCCGCCATCGCGGCCGCCGAGCACCTCCTGGAGATCACCACGAGCTACGTGAAGGAGCGCGAGGCCTTCGGACGGCCGCTCGCCAAGCTCCAGCACATCCGGTTCGAGATAGCGGAGATGGCCACCGAGTGCGCCGTCACGCGGACGTTCCTCGACCGCTGCATCGAGGACCACTGCGCGGGCACCCTCGACGCCGTGCACGCCTCCATGGCCAAGTGGTGGGCCACCGAACTCCAGAAGCGCGTCGCCGACCGCTGCCTCCAACTGCACGGCGGATACGGCTACATGACCGAGTACCGCGTCGCGAAGGCCTTCACCGACGGACGCATCCAGACCATCTACGGCGGCACCACCGAGATCATGAAGGAGATCATCGGACGCTCGCTGCTGTCCTGA
- a CDS encoding acetyl-CoA C-acetyltransferase — MTTDAYVYDAIRTPRGRGKATGSLHGTKPIDLVVGLIHEIRARFPGLDPAAIDDIVLGVVGPVGDQGSDIARIAAIAAGLPDTVAGVQENRFCASGLEAVNLAAMKVRSGWEDLVLAGGVESMSRVPMASDGGAWFADPMTNFDTGFVPQGIGADLIATIEGFSRRDVDEYAALSQERAAAAVKDGRFERSVVPVKDRSGLTVLDHDEFLRPGTTADSLAKLKPSFADIGDLGGFDAVALQKYHWVEKIDHVHHAGNSSGIVDGASLVAIGSREVGERYDLTPRARVVSVAVSGSEPTIMLTGPAPATRKALAKAGLTIDDIDLVEINEAFAAVVLRFVRDMGLSLDKVNVNGGAIALGHPLGATGAMILGTLVDELERRDLRYGLATLCVGGGMGIATIVERV; from the coding sequence GTGACCACTGACGCGTACGTCTACGACGCGATCCGCACCCCGCGCGGCCGGGGCAAGGCCACCGGCTCCCTGCACGGCACCAAGCCGATCGACCTCGTCGTCGGCCTCATCCACGAGATCAGGGCCCGCTTCCCCGGCCTCGACCCCGCCGCCATCGACGACATCGTCCTCGGCGTCGTCGGACCCGTCGGCGACCAGGGCTCCGACATCGCCCGCATCGCCGCCATCGCGGCCGGACTGCCCGACACGGTCGCGGGCGTCCAGGAGAACCGCTTCTGTGCGTCGGGCCTCGAAGCGGTCAACCTGGCCGCGATGAAGGTGCGTTCGGGCTGGGAGGACCTCGTCCTCGCCGGTGGTGTCGAGTCCATGTCGCGGGTGCCGATGGCCTCCGACGGCGGTGCCTGGTTCGCCGACCCGATGACCAACTTCGACACCGGGTTCGTCCCGCAGGGCATCGGCGCCGACCTCATCGCCACCATCGAGGGCTTCTCCCGACGCGACGTCGACGAGTACGCGGCGCTCTCCCAGGAGCGGGCGGCCGCCGCCGTGAAGGACGGGCGCTTCGAGCGGTCCGTCGTCCCGGTCAAGGACCGCAGTGGACTCACGGTCCTCGACCACGACGAGTTCCTGCGCCCGGGGACCACCGCCGACTCGCTGGCGAAGCTGAAGCCGTCGTTCGCCGACATCGGCGACCTGGGCGGCTTCGACGCGGTCGCGCTCCAGAAGTACCACTGGGTCGAGAAGATCGACCACGTCCACCACGCGGGCAACTCCTCGGGCATCGTCGACGGCGCCTCGCTCGTCGCCATCGGCTCGCGCGAGGTCGGCGAGCGGTACGACCTGACGCCGCGCGCCCGTGTCGTCTCGGTCGCCGTCTCCGGCTCCGAGCCGACCATCATGCTGACCGGGCCCGCGCCCGCCACCCGCAAGGCCCTCGCCAAGGCGGGCCTGACCATCGACGACATCGACCTCGTCGAGATCAACGAGGCCTTCGCGGCGGTCGTGCTCCGCTTCGTGCGGGACATGGGCCTCTCCCTGGACAAGGTCAACGTCAACGGCGGCGCGATCGCTCTCGGCCACCCGCTGGGCGCGACCGGGGCGATGATCCTGGGCACGCTCGTCGACGAACTCGAGCGCAGGGACCTCCGGTACGGGCTCGCCACGTTGTGCGTCGGCGGCGGGATGGGGATCGCGACGATCGTGGAGCGGGTGTAG